The stretch of DNA AATAATTGCATATAGAAATTTGTAAAGTAATAATTGCATTGCCACATACATCCTTCATTCATCTGCCTTTATTTTGTCTCTCTCCCAACGTGATCTTAGCTTCTTTCTTCTCTCTCGCGAGACCTATGCTCTTCTTGTCACGCAACCACCGCCATCTCCATCTAACACCACGTCTTGAGCCTCTACTTTTTCACTATCTCGGATCGACTTCTAGTAGAAAATTGCAGAATAAAAATGATTGTATGAATCACAagaaaatacatatttttaCGTTTTTTCAGTTcctctaaaaaataattaaaaaatatataaaataataagtcaCAAAAAATATCAAGACAACGTCAAAATCCTACGTGGCAGTAGTTTAGTCGGCAGATCCAATATacgtcagttttttttttttttttgtaatgtgCTGATATAAGggactaaaataataaaaatatgatattataGAGACAAATTGTAACTTTGTAAGGATTTTATTTTAGGGACAAAAACCTAATAATTTGGCCTTTCTATCAAATATCCATCATACTCTAAGGAAGCTTGAAACATTAAATCCCACGTGTTAAACGAGTCgaatttttttcaacaaaatatatttaccaggatttttttgtttttgtttttgatatagTATCATGAATTATTTAGGACCACCTACACCCACCACGTATATATAACTATTTATTAAAATGTTGAAGGAGAACCAATTGTTAGTTGAATCAGtgggtgattgacgttgaacttggtgGGAAGAGGATTGTAcacacttgatgtcagaactgatcctcaaatcagattaaaccggtggtaaaagtaaaaaaaaaaaaaattcaaggacaaaaaatagaataattaatttgtacacaaactttatctttttaattatCCTATTATTATATGGTCACAATCTTTGTTGTATTGTACACCACTAACTAAAGATATTGTCTATATAAAGAACAAAACCACTCAACAACAATAACCAAATCAATTAACCATTCACAAAAAATGAAGACACTCCTTTTCATTTTTGCAACACTCTTAGCAACATGTCATGGTGATGTTCTAAACCATGTCCATGAACATGGTTCAACCTTCAAAATTTTCCCACTTAGAATGAAAACTGGTTCAGGTGGACACTACATTCCAGAAGTTTCATGTGCTAGTTGGAGACTTGGTGTTGAAGCACACAACATCATTGATTGGAAAACTGTTCCTATTGAGTGTGAAAATTATGTTGGGAACTATGTTTTGGGTGACCAATATAGAGCTGACTCTAAATTTGTTAACCGTGAAGGTTATTTTTATGCTAAGACTGTTAATGTAGCTGGAGATGGTAAAGATATTTGGGTGTTTGACATTGATGAAACTACTCTATCTAATCTTCCTTATTATGCTAAACATGGATTTGGGTATGTTAattaatcttctttttttttgtttgctaaTGTTTTGTTTTCATTTACACTCTAACTTTACATTAAATTTCACTTACTTTTTTGGTTAACTTACTTTTAGTATTTTACCCtataaaaagcaacaaaaaaaaaattagatatttaaaataaaacatttttttataagcaaatggGGTGCAGAAGGGTACCCGTTTCTGCGGTAAACTTCTGCAACACCCTAAATAGATTATAATTAAAgctaaataaatacaaattacTGGGGAGACATCAATCTAACCCAGTCAAACCACATATTCAACCCAAACAGATATACAAACGGTCTGAATACAACAAAAGTGacatattaaaaaacaatttttattaggaTTGATTGTATTTTTAATCTTCAAATTTATGCTCATGTTCAATTTTAGTCACAATAATTGAAAAACGACAAAAAAACTAGAATTGGTACAAAATTTGGCATATCCaagattttgtgagagaatTAGAATTCAATTAGTAGTCTTTGTATATGggacttaaaaaaaaagaattggtaTTATTgtgactaaaataaaataaaataatatatttaaagttAGTAGTATATTTCAAGTCATTGGAGACAAAATTGTGTTTTATAAACATTAAGGACCAAATTATGTTATGGTGCATCCATGTTATTTCTTTCTTGTTAAAAAAGGTGTTAATGTATTTTCTTGACAATTTTTGTAATGAATTGATAGGGTGAATCCATACAATGACACATTGTTCAATGAATGGGTTGATCTTGGAGCAGCACCAGCACTACCAGAGACTCAAAAATTTTACAACAAATTATTGAATCTTGGTATCAAGATTGTTTTCTTAACAGGAAGACCACTCAAACAAAGAGACATTACTGCtaagaacttgaaaaaagtTGGCTATCACACATGGGAAAAGCTCATTTTAAAGTAAGTTTTCTAAACATAATTAATTGTTCATATTGGTCCTTTGTTTATCCTTTAAACCCttcaagaaaataattaagcatcaattttattttaaaaatattgaatcAACATTATAAGagagtatatttttttgggtagaTAGACGAAAATGACAAAGTTATTATAAGCTCACACATATATAAGTGGAGGAGTCGAGTTTTGAATCCCGGACAAGATGTCCAACTAATAACTTCTGCATTTTTTGTCAGTTGATctaagactttttttttgtcaagtagtctagtggttagaaatttcactttaaatt from Trifolium pratense cultivar HEN17-A07 linkage group LG5, ARS_RC_1.1, whole genome shotgun sequence encodes:
- the LOC123884858 gene encoding stem 28 kDa glycoprotein-like isoform X1, which gives rise to MKTLLFIFATLLATCHGDVLNHVHEHGSTFKIFPLRMKTGSGGHYIPEVSCASWRLGVEAHNIIDWKTVPIECENYVGNYVLGDQYRADSKFVNREGYFYAKTVNVAGDGKDIWVFDIDETTLSNLPYYAKHGFGVNPYNDTLFNEWVDLGAAPALPETQKFYNKLLNLGIKIVFLTGRPLKQRDITAKNLKKVGYHTWEKLILKNTTLYHGKTAVSYKSSERKKLEEAGYRIIGNIGDQWSDILGTNTGSRTFKLPDPLYYIA